The Lactobacillus sp. CBA3605 genome contains a region encoding:
- the opp3b gene encoding oligopeptide ABC transporter permease, with product MRKYLLKRIFYLFLTLFIVATATFFLMKLMPGTPLQNEAKLTASEKASILAQYGLDKPVWLQYLVYIGGIFKGSLGLSFQFSDQAVSYLIGSRMGPSMQLGGQAMVVGVVFGIILGAIGAIRKDTWADRLATVVSILGIAVPSFVLAILLQYYLGLKLNLFPVAGWEGFAYTVLPTLALAASPLAETARFIRTDMVDVLSSDYIELAKAKGLSKFGIVYHHALRNSLIPMVTLIGPLAAALMTGSMVVENIFSVPGIGEQFVKSILVNDYPTIMGVTIFYSALLCLLLLLTDIVYGIIDPRIRLSGNGD from the coding sequence ATGAGAAAGTATCTCTTAAAGCGGATATTTTACTTGTTCCTGACATTATTCATTGTGGCTACGGCCACGTTCTTCCTGATGAAGCTAATGCCCGGAACGCCGCTACAAAATGAAGCCAAGTTGACTGCTAGTGAAAAAGCGTCGATTTTAGCGCAGTATGGCTTAGATAAGCCGGTCTGGTTACAATATCTGGTTTATATTGGCGGTATTTTTAAAGGTAGTCTCGGTCTATCCTTCCAATTTAGTGATCAAGCCGTTAGCTACTTGATTGGTAGTCGGATGGGGCCTTCCATGCAACTCGGTGGGCAAGCGATGGTTGTTGGGGTTGTCTTTGGGATTATCCTTGGGGCTATTGGGGCCATTCGTAAAGATACTTGGGCGGACCGTTTAGCAACAGTAGTGTCAATCTTAGGGATTGCAGTACCAAGTTTCGTTTTGGCGATTCTATTGCAATATTACCTGGGCTTAAAGCTAAACTTGTTCCCAGTTGCTGGTTGGGAGGGCTTTGCATATACTGTCTTGCCAACCTTAGCGTTAGCGGCCAGTCCGTTAGCCGAAACCGCCCGTTTCATTCGAACTGATATGGTGGATGTTTTGAGCTCAGATTATATTGAATTAGCTAAGGCAAAGGGTCTTTCCAAGTTTGGCATTGTTTATCATCATGCGTTGCGGAACAGTTTGATTCCAATGGTTACCTTAATTGGGCCACTTGCCGCCGCTCTGATGACTGGGTCGATGGTTGTTGAAAATATCTTCTCGGTTCCAGGGATTGGGGAACAATTTGTCAAATCAATCCTGGTCAATGACTACCCAACCATCATGGGTGTGACGATTTTCTATTCCGCTTTACTTTGCTTGTTATTATTATTGACTGATATCGTCTACGGCATCATTGATCCGCGGATTCGATTAAGTGGAAATGGAGACTAG